The genomic interval GACACCCACGCCCGACGGCAAGACCATGCTGCGGCCTGTGCTCCGGCTGACCTCTGCCATGACCCGGGAGGTGGCCACCGGTGAGCTGGGGCAGGTCATCTGAGCACAGTTCCCCTGTGACAGGGGGAGTGGAAGTCTCTAAGAGCCACAGAGCCCACTCTGGGAAGGGACAGAGACTGAGAAGGGTCCaagtgaggcagaagtgggcgGGACTAAGTAAGGATGGCAGAGATGAGGTGTACTGTCATCGcagtacccaggaggctgaggccagaggatcTTGAGTGTCAGGTCAGCTTGGACTACAAAGGAccaccctgtctcaagaaactaaaaatagcCATGCttgttggtgcacacctttaatcccagcactcaagaggcagaggcagaggcaggcatatttctgagtttgaggccaaccttatCTACAGAGAGTTctggaacagccagggctacacagaaaaaccctgtctggaaaaacagcaaaatacaaaactaaaaataattaaaaatatagggAACTGCCTACATTTACAGAGAAGCATAGCCCGCCTCAAcaggttttgctgttgttgtttggttttccaCAATGCTGGCCTCCCTCTTAGGAATTGTAGGTACTTGGAGCATAAGCCCAGGACAGAGAGTTTTGCAAGCATTGCTGAGAGGCTGTGCTAGGGCCACTGATGGTGGAGGGGCTCTTCAGGCGAAGGCAGCCTAGGCTCTGTGGCCCATGTGATCAGGGCTGTGGAGGAGGGCCTCAGTATTAGCAGGACAGTGAATGTGGACTGTATCACGTGAGGAGGAATAGCAGACAGCGCCCAGAAGGGAACCCGAGCTCCAGGCCACGTCTCTCCCTCCCTGTGCAGATCACAAAGCTTTCTACGTCATTTTTACCTGGGACCAGGAGGCCCAGATATATGAGCTGGTGGCACAGACATCGTCGGAACGCAAGAAGTGAGAGTCCCCAAGGATGGTGTGAAGGTGTCTGTCCTGAACAGGGTGGGCTTTGGGTGTGCTGACCACCTCTGGTCTTGTCCTGTCTCCCCAGCTGGTGTGCCCTCATCACTGAGACTGCCGGATCCCTCAAggtccctgcccctgcctcccgcCCCAAACCCCGGCCCAGCCCAAGCAGGTAAGGGGTGGAGGAGAGAGCTGGAGAAGGGAGCGTGGAGATTGTGCCCCTATGCATCTACAGAACTTAAGCCCCAGCgcatgtacaagtgtgtgtgctgAGCCCAGCACAGCCTACCTCCGGCTATCTGTACCCAACCTGCCAGTCTCTGGACTAGGGATATGGGGTCACTCGTCGCTTCCCTCCCCAGCACCCGAGAACCCCTGCTCAGCAGCTCTGAGAACGGTACTGGAGGCGCAGAGATAGCTCCAGCTGATGGTAAGTCTCAAGGTCACTGGTTATGGGAGGGCACGTGAAACCAGACAGGATCTGAGCATCCTTCTCTGTCTGCCTACCTAGCCCGGACAGAGCGGATCCTCAGCGACCTCCTGCCCTTCTGCAGACCAGGCCCAGAGGGCCAGCTTGCTGCCACAGCCCTTAAGAAAGGTAGGCCAGCCTTGCACCCTCTGGGTCCGGTATCTAGTCAAATGGTGCCTCTATTTGAACTAGAGAAAGGCTCCATCTTTCAGATTTCTATATGTCCACGAATAAGAAACCCTCCCAAATCCCTTCTTTAGCTGCTCTCCTGCCCTGGATGCTAAGTTCAGCTTCTCCAGCCTCAGGCCCTGCCCCATTCTAATCCTTTTGACTGATACCCACCTTGTCCCTTAGCTGTCAGCTGGCCCTCGGGCCCCTGCCCCTGGTGACCCTGTTCCTCTTGCCTTGCCCAGTACTGTCCCTGAAACAGATTCTGTTAAGCACTGAGGAAGACAGTGGAGCGGGGGCTCCCCGAGATGGGGATAGggtgcctggtggtggtggtgctccAGGCCCCGAGCACACCCAGGAGATTGAAGAAAACCTGCTTAGCCTAGAAGTGACCATCAGACAACTGGAGGTATGCTTGAGGGCTAGGGACTTGGGCAGGCTGTGGAGGGAAACGTCTCCCTCATCTATGACCCCCTccaggaggtagaagaggaatTTTGTCGCTTAAGacccctcctgtctcagcttggGGGGACTCTGTCCCCCAACCTGGCTGCACCTGAACGCTCTCCTCAGACAGGTGAGTGGGGAGCTGGGGTCAGGGTGCTGTTCTAAGGGATGGAAGGGGTACCCTTGTCCcacccttttccctccctctctccgtGTTTGTTACCCTCAGGCCTTTCATGAAGAGAAGAGTGGGGTAGAGGATGCAGGgggcccccacccccacagctgcCACAGCATCTCACACCCCAGAGGCCTTGAGCAGAGGGAGACTGGCTGAACTTGATAGTGGACCTACCCCggcccctgcctcctgccctggcctctgcctttctccctcctgcCTTCTGCTTGGGGGACTCAGGGATTCACTCCCAGAGCACTCCCATAATCCCCATTTCCAGGCCATCTCAGTATTGCCTATGGGGGGGGTCACCCTCCATCCTCTTCCCCAAGTGCCTTTGCTCTGTTTTTATATCCTGAATTggaggtttatttttaatatatattatctaaGGAGagatctgtgtgtgtgagggtgtcggGCAGTGGGCCCCATGTCTGGGCCTGGCCTTGACTGACTGGGTCTGACCTATGTCACCTCCATGACTCTCGCTCCTTTCAAGCTttccgtccgtccgtccatctgcttgtcttacatttttatttagtatatTATGGGTGGGGCGCACATGTGTGCCacatcagaggataacttgtgggagtcgGTTCTCTTCTGCCACCTGGGTCCCAGagctcaaactcaggtcgtcaggcttgatGACAAACACCTGTATCTTTACCATTCACCTGTATTGTACCAGGGACTCCACACACGTACACGCTGCATGTGAGGTGTGCCCATGGTCATCCAGAATGAGGCACCCACATTGCACActctgttcttttattttgtagTAAACTCTGGAAGTGGCTGTGGGGTTTCCAAGGGAGCCAGTGGGGGGAGGCTCCTCCTGGGTGGGGCTGGGGCGGGGTTATTGCTCTGAGCTCCCTGTCCCCAGGGGGACCTGCGTGGGAGGATTTCAAGAGAGGGGGCTGGCACTGGATTGGGGACACTGCCACACGAACACTCAGGTCACAGCACATAGGAGGTCAGGGGAGGCTGGGCGCCGTATTGCACTTTGAGAGTGGGGCCGGGCAGTTACCCCCTCAAATCTGAACCTGGGAGGAGActagaggccagcctgttccTCTCCACTGTGTGGAGAAGGCATGGCCTCCGCTCGGGGGTTGGAAGTGGCCAGGAGGGTGCCAAGGGCTGGTCCTGGGCCTTGGACTGGTGTTAAGGGAAGACCAAGTAGAAGAAGCTTCATGGGTGACTGCCCTGGTCACCAGCAGAATCCACCCTACACCTGCTCAGCTGCCGCTCCCCCCTTTGCCTGACTTGGTTTTGGGGGACACTGGTAGACCCTCATCGCCCTCGCTGTCAGAGCTGCAGCCGCTGATGTCCGTGATCTCCAGCTCAGAGTCACTGTCCTCCTTCCCAGCCAGTGTGGCCTCTGGACCTCCAGCCCCCGGCAATGCCAGGCGAGGGGCCACTGCCAGCCCTGAGGGACGCTCGGGGCCCAGGCCCTCCCCTGTTGCAGCAAGCATGGGTGCAGCCGTGGGCCCTCCCCCTGCTCCCGCAGCTGGAAAGTGGCCCAGGGAACCCAAAGGGCTGGGATAGAAGTGAGGTGGGTAGAGAGAGGGGGGCAGCTTGGGGAAGGGGCCCGTGAGGTATGGGTTAAAGTTCCAGGGGTACTCAGGGAAGGCGCGGCCATAAGGACCCAGCAGGCTGGGTGGCTTGGAGTAGCCGGTGGCACCTGGAGGGGCACAGGGAACAGGTCAGGCGGGCTCACTAGCCATTTGGGAGCCTGCTTGCATGGTGCGTGTACCTCCTCCATGGTCTTCCTGTCCTTCCCAGTGTAATTCCACTAAGGGTCTCCCACCTTCCCTCACCTCCCCCACTGCCCCCCTGTTCCTTTAGCCTGCCTCCCCAAAGCCCTTCCCGCCAGTGGCCAGCTCCTCCCCATTAAGTTGCTCTGCGCAGAGCATTCTCTGCCTTGACTGGCTTTTCAGAAATGCTCCCCTTATGTAATCCAAGTTGGCTTCCAACTTGTGATCGACCtgccgcctcctgagtgctgggtctCACGGAACCCAGCTTGACACTGCACTCGATCTGTAGTCCAGAGCAAGACTGAGCTCGGTCCTGCAGCCTCTGTGGCCCTTGTGCTGGGATCGCTGGTGTGTGCACCACACCCAGAGGCTGCAGTGTTGGTTGTAACCCGCTTCCTTCAAGCCACTCTGACTCCGCCCTCCCTGGCTTTTAAACAtatgtacccacacacagactCTGTAGACACATCTCTGCCTGGATCTTCCCCCCACTATCTTGTCTCCTGGAGTCCTCTCTCTAGCTGTGCAGATCcactcccccaaccccaggcCCTTACCAGAACCCAGGAATGGGAAGGGGCTGTCCAGACGTAGTTTATCCGTCTCTGGGGTGAATAGGGGTGTCCGACCCCCCGGCTCTCCTAGGCGTGGGGTAGAGAACAGGTTCTGCAGGGTCTGGagaggggaggtagggaggtgGTACTGCTTAGCCCCCTCTGGAGAGGATCCTGATGTCAGGGACACTAAACACCCCTCTTCCAGCACTAAGATTCCAGTATCCAGACTCACCTCGGGGGTCAGGGGTGGAGCATCTGGCCCAGGTGCCCCAGCAAAGGGCCCAGGGGTCAGCAAGAGTGGGGAGCCAGTGGCAGCGGCAGCCACATCCAGCAGTGGGTAATTAACAAGtacaactttgctgaagttgaaCTTGTAGGTGAACCTCTTCCCTTTGGTCTTGTGGAGAATGCGCTTGTTGTAGTAGTAGCTGTGGGAGAGAGGGTGGGCTACTGGGGAGGGGCAAGGGAGGGGTGAGGCAGTAGCTGGGCTCAGGTTCCTCTTgtcgccacccccaccccacccggtTTCCACTCACAAATACTGAGATCTACTGGAATTCAGTTCTAGGATACAGAGGGAAAGCCCCCACCTTGGGGGGTGGACCAGAAGGGACAgtgaagggagaagagagcagcagaatgggggaggggggcctGGCCCACAGTCCCTCCTCACCGCAAGGCCCGGCTCAGCTTGTCATAATTCATGTGGGGCTTGCACTTTCGAATGCCCCAGAGGCGGGCCACTTCATCGGGGTCCTTGATGACAAATTCCCCATAGTCTCCCTGCCAGGCGATGACACCCTGGTACTCCTCCTTCTGCAACAGCTCCAGGATAAAGTGCCACAGCTGGATCTGCCTCGAGCCAGGGGATGACTCAGGCTTGTAGGCCCAATCTGGGAAAGCAAACCCTAAGGACAAGAGACACGGAGGCCTTAAGGTTAGGAAACTGTTGGTGGGCTCCAGGTATGCTGCAGCTTGAGATGTCTAGCCTCTGAGGAGCATCTTATGGGTGCCTGAGTTACTCTTCAGACCCACTGTGCTTGAATCTGCTCCCTAAGTTACCTAAACAGCTGGAAAGAGCCCCTAAGTTTGTGGCCCCACATGCCTTGGTGCAGTCCCCTgttattcccctccccccaagttCAGCAAGGGTGGAGATTGTGGAATTGAGAGGGACCCATTTCCTGCATCCACAGCTGTCTTGGGACTTGCCTGAAGAGGGCCAACTCTGAGCAGTGATCACCCTGACAGGAAGCCTAAGGTGTTTCCTGTGACTTGTGATCTGCCCCTTCCCTAAGGCCCCCACTGGCACACACGAGCCTGTATGCATCTGTGTATCTTCCTCTAGTTTGTCCCTTCCCGTGTGCGCCCATCTTCAAGCTGTCCAGTAGAAGGCTGCGTCTGATGCAGGCACAGCCCTGTAGGTACCCATGGCAGATAGCACATCACGGAGACATCCACTTGCCATGTTAGCCCATGGGACACAACCACACCCAAGTGCCATACACTCCTGCTTGGGGCCACTAAAGCAAACAGAAGTAGGCTGCCTACGCTTTATGCACTCAGCAACCCCGCACTGCACATCCATTGCAACATGCACAATTACAGACACGAGCCCAACAGCCCAGCTAATATCTGGTGTGATAGAGATAATGAGGCCATGACACTGAAGTCCCCAGATAGCCAGACGGGCACATGCACAGTAACAGTGACAACCAAACAACCTCCCAGGTCTACATTCAGGCATGTGTATGTCTGCAATTGCTTTACTTCACCCTGGGGGGAGCTTCCTGGTTCCCACCATCCATACGTACTTAAAGGCCAGGAGCAGAGATCCTACCTACCCTTGCTCTTTCTGGTCTAGAAGGCTCTGAATCCCAGTGTCCACACCACCTCCTATGTCATCCTCTGTCTCCTACCTGCCCAGAGATTGGCATGACCCAGCCGTAAACATATACTTAAATCTGGTCTCTAGCAAATTGAGAGCTGTACAAGAGACAGGGGAGGCCAGGGAAGCCATCAAAGACTGGGATGCAGGAGGGACTATTCTGAGCTGGGAGACCTTGATCCCTGTATCCAGTTGCTGTGTAGCCAGGGGGTAgttccttgacctctctggtttAGGTTCTagaagcaggaggcagggaggagcagAGTCTCACCCAGGGTGCCCTCTGGTGTAAACAGGTGCAGGTGAGGCCCTAACTGCCAAAGGACAGGCAGTTGTTACCACTCCCCGTGGAAGGGGAGTTTTCATCTCTGAGCCACCTCAGCTCAGATGCCATGAGCAGTCAGTCTAGATGGACCCTGGCCTACCCATGGCACACTTCCCTGGAAAAGCCACTGCGTCACAAACATGTTTGTACAACCAAGAGACAAAAAGGGATCCACTAGAAAGAGGACTGCTACAGCAGGCAGATATAGACAACCCCAAAGCCTAGCagtgggagagaaacagagaaacagtctGGAACCCAAGCCCAGATCCTGATATCCAGGCCCAGGGCCATCTACACACACCCTGCAATATATACCTCAGATATCCACTGAGACTGCCACAGACTaccagagacaggcaaatccttTTTATCCCACCATAGCAGGAGCACAGCACACAAGCTGGTCGACACGGAAAGTACACATGCAAGAGCCTGAGAAGTAGAGTCTGGGATCATCCCTGTGGCCTCTGTGGTACAATCTGTGTATGAGCAGACATGCATTCACACAAAGACACTTTCCCTCTGTGACCCCTTCATGAACACTGAAGTGTCATGCATGCCTTCACTCCACAATGAAACTCAGAGCAGACAAACAgatggacaggcagacagacagacggtcTCAAAGACTCCCTCTTATTAGTGACCCATTCATGCCCACGCAGGTCCTCTTCCCCTGGCTTAAGCACCACTCTCCTTCTCTTTAGGCTGTGCCCTCTCCTTGTGCCTAGCCTAGAACTCTGGGCTCTGCACCCAAAGACCCAGGTACCATAGGTGCAGCCTCGATGGACTGGACATGGCGAAGAAATCTTACAtctcagccccttcagtcctcATCCCTCCTGACACCTCATTCATCCTCCCAAAGACCCTCCACCTTTGTGTCCCAGCAAGCAGGTGTCAGGGAGTGCAGACCAGACCGTGAAGTTTCTGGTCAAGTTTCTcatgaaagggtttgtagccagGGAACTGCTGGAGACCGAGATAGACAGGTTCACAGGTTCACAGGTGCGTGAGAGAGACGGGAAGAggaaaggtaaggaactcagaaaggGCTGTGAGGATGGACAGGACAGTTACCAGGGGTCCAGAGAGCCGGCAGGGCAGGCGGGGCGAAGAGAAGGTCCGAGACACAGCTACAGTCCATGGTAGAGCGAGCCCTGCAGAAGCCGGGACAGAGACAGGACAGCGGGGAGAGAACCGGGTCAGCCAGTAGGGTTCTGCGGGGCTCCTCCCCTCCCAGGACCTCAACCTGATGGCAGCCCACCCAATTGCCTTCGGTCCTCAACCCCTCCCGGTCCACTCTCTCCCCTCCCGCAGTCCGGGTGTCCCTAACTGAAACCGCTGTCCTTGCTGTCCTTCCCTCCTGCCCAGCACCCTTCTCTGTGTGGTCCTCTTCATCAAAGTCTGGCAATTCGCCACCAGCAGACCCTCAACACCCTCCGATGCCCCCTACACGGTCTGTCTCTGGCTatcctgcctcctgcctgacCTCTGGGGGAGTAAGGGACTGGTCCCTGGGTCTTTGGGTATTCCTGCCTCCCTCTGCATGTGGCTTTCTCCAGCTACTTCAGATTTATCACGCTCGAAAACACAAATTCGCCCCCACCTGGCTGACCCCCGGCAGCTCCCTCTGTGGCTCACACTGCAGCAGTGGCCAGCTCAAAACTGGCAGAGCTGGGTACCTGCTAGCTAGGCTGGAGGAGGAGCAGGCCCAGCCCTCGCCTTTCCTCCCTAGCAGACACCACCCCCCCAATCCTCAGTCTGCCCTCTGAACCCACAGACCACCGCTCCCCACCCCACTGCTCTCTCAAACCTGCCGCTCACCAAAGGTTCTCTATCTTTTCACCTTAGACTGGCTTCCCCACCTCTCAGGCACCCCTTCTAGGAGCTgcacccccctacacacacagtcctttcccttcccctcaaggtagagCCACCCAAGCCTGCTGCCCAAAGGAACCCATGGACCCCTGCCTCAAACCTGCTGCTCAACCAAGATTCTCCATCCGTTCTAAGATCAGCCGGCTTCCCCTCTCAGAAACTCCCTCCCTGCAGACTGTCTCCCCCCTCAAACTCCTGTCCACTCAGATTGGCATTACCCCTCAGATATATCCTTCCCCTCAGACTAGCCTCTCCCTCAGATACCCTTCCCCTCAGATTGGCATCCCCACTTAGAGACCCCTTCCTTGACTAGTCTCTGTCCTCTGACACGGCTTCCTGCTTCCCGTgacatccccctcccccttagGACATTCCTTCCCTTGGATCGGCCTCCTCCCTGCACCGACTCCCTCAAATCCCCAATCCCTCAGAGAACCTGCTTGGTAGATACCTCACCCTTTTCCTGGCACCTTTGCCCTCTGTGAGGCCAGCCCCTCAGACACCCTCATCTATAGCCTCCTGCCCAGCTCACACTCACTACGCTTAGACAAGACATCTTTTAGCCATCCTGCCTGCACTCAGGGATACCCACACACCAAGCACCCTTTCCCTCACACACCCCACCCATTAGATCTTCTACAGACACTCCACACACCTCTCCCATACCACACAGCCATCAACCCCTCCTCACTCCTGGATAcgtcctctctctgtatctagCTCCCCACAGCTCCCTCAACACTTCCTTGCCCCCCCCCTGGAGTCACCCCTGCCAAGGGCCACCCCTCCCATATTCCATCTCTTTGGGAGCCCTtccttatttctctttcttgctcATTTCGATCTCTCCCTGACTCGGCCTCTTTTCTCAccacctctcctctttcctcctttcctccacCTAGAACggtcccccacctccaccccctcctCAACTCTCTCCTCCCAGCCCTCAGTCCcatctctcatttctctgtctctgcccaccCGCTTCCCACGGCTGTCTCCCAGTCCCTACCCCTATTTCCTTCTCCATCCCTCACTGATCCACCTCCCCGCGTCTCTCTgttttccctgtctctgtctctccatctctctccctcatctgcctacctctccctcctcctcccggCCCCCTTCCTCTCAGCCCCGCCCATCCCGTCTATCTCTCTCTACTGAGCGTCTCCAACACCTCACCATCTCTTTCCCCACACTCACCCCCGTCTAACTCCcccctcctgctctctctgcctctctgggtccccctcctccctcccccaccccccattggcCCCTCTCATTTCCGTGTTGGTTTTGATTTCTCTTCCCAACGCTTTCAACTCCCCGCCGCCTCCTCCGGACACGTTATAACGAGGAGCCGTGGGATCGGCGCTCCGGGCCCTGCTCCCACGCTCCCCCCGTCGTCTCTCACACACATCTCTGCCTTCTTGCAGTCTCTGCTGCCactttttttccatctcttccgTGTCTGGTCTCTGTCCTATGTGTATCACCCCCCATCCCCGGTCCCGAGGACCTGGTTCTGGCCCCTCCAGCAGGGTCGGGTCTCCACCTAGCCCAGCATTTCTCCCATGTCTGATTGCTAGCATCTCCAGGTCTCATCTCTCGATCTCTGTGTCCCTGGGCCTTTAGTCTCCACATggttcctttctccatttctgggTCTCcacatctctgcctccctgtctgagTCTCTCTTTCTTGCAaagtctttatctctgtctctagGTCTCTCTTTCAGTCCCAGTGTCCCTCTCTTGGGACTCCTTTGATCTTGCCGTGCCCCTGGCACCCCCCTGGCCCCATTGATTGCTGATCGACCCATGGAGGAAGTAGGGCCTTCGGCCTGGGGCTATAGGGCCAAGCAGCAGCTTTGGCAGAGCCACcggacagatggacagactgCCCCAGCCCCAGTGGCTGAGGAGGGGGAGCAGCCGCATCACAAGCCCCTCCCCGCCGGCCGGCACGTTGCGGATGGGGACTCCGGGcaagctttaatttttaattttattttgcttccttcaccccccctcacccccatctCTAGCGCCCGAAGCCATGGCACCGAATGTGTGCGCGAGTGAGTGAGGCAGCCGTTTGGAGAGGGGCTGGGCGGGCAGAGgctgcctccctctgctccttGCCAAGCACAATTACACAGACCCACACCTCCTGCAAGCACACAGCCCACATCACACAGGCCAACAAAGTCACATACACCACCGCACTCCctacacaccatcacacacactcaaaacacaCACCGGTCTAGACCCACAGAACCACACACATCCCCGCAGTCACACACAACCCACGCAGCACAGCCTACACATCCGTGAAGTCACAGGCAGCAACACTGTCATGTCCGACAGTACAGACACACCATCTGCCTGGACTGATGCATAGTAAGTAACACAGGCACAGGGCCACACACCAGTGCTCACAAATACACAAGCACAGACCTTCAATCACAGAGGCACACaatcacacagagagacaatgccatacagaaacagagacacagccccccccccccagacacacacagcagcacAGCCAAGTGAGCAGCAGGCACACAGTCACCCAGACAGGCACCTAAGACCttccatcaaacacacacactggatcacaggcagacacacaaacacccctAACACAGGCTGCCACAGCCAGATGGCACACACGAGGCCACACTCATCACAGACATAGAGCCACAGTCAGAGTCCTCAATATGACCAGCACAGTGGGGGAACCCCACAACAGCCCCCACCACCAGAGAGAGGAGTCATTCTCACTTAGACATAAGGGCTAAGTATGGCTTGGCGGGGGTGCCCCCAGCAACCTCAATGTCCCTACCACCACCATGGGTTTGTCCATCCATCATCTGTGGATCTCTTTAGTCTCTcgctgtgtgtctctctctctctctctctctctctctctctctgtgtgtgtgtgtgtgtgtctgttttcaaAATGTGTGCTTGCCTCATAGTCTCTTCAGTCCCcttcattgtctgtctgtctgtctgtctgtcaccgaGGGTCTTTATATTGTTCAtctctgtgtgcctctctctagatgcttctGAGTatctctcattctgtctctggatgcctccctctgtcccccttggcctctgggcctctctgcctctgtctcctcacccCATCACCCCAGCCCCCTGGGCTGGGGTTTAACCAGTTGTTTTGATTTCTCTAAGCTGTGCTGGCCGCCTCGGGAGTCGCCTCAGGCCTCACACCGCCCCCAGCCCCTTCATCCCTCACCCAggcccccccatccccacctccccttAACACAATCTGCACAAGTGgaatgaaaattgattttttttttaaatttcatatctTCTCCGGGGCTCTGTCTAAAGAGGAGAGAGACTCGGCCCAAGACCCCTCTCCCACCACTGCCcctgcatacaccacacacacacacacacacacacacacacacacgcatacacacactgCTCCCCCCACACGCTGCCCCCAcatatgctacacacacacacatgcacacatgcacacacacatacacacactgctcCCCCCCACACTGcttccacacacaccacacacacatgcacactcatatacacacactgctcccccacacacactgctcccacaaacaccacacacacatatgcacacgcacacatgcacaccctggAGCCTACATGTAACCTTCCTCACACCACATGCCAATGTGGACATATCTGTGCACACAGCAGACATGATGCTTGGCCGTGGGCACACAGACCATCTACACTCTGGGACCACGGGCATGCTGCCAGCCAGTAGGAGCTTCTATGGCTGTCCTAGCAAAGAAGAGTATGGGAGCTGTCATACCAATACCAGTCACCTTACCTCAAATGTCACCCAGTTCTCATCCTGGTCACATCAACCATACTCTCTGGCCTGGCCCCTAGGATGTGAGACTTTGTGCCAACGCTTCATACTTCACATCCCATATACATACTACACACgtgacacataccacacacacactagacatactatacacacaccacacaccttgTACAGCAGATAAACCATATATACTCCACATACCTGctgtacacataccacacactcataTCATAAATATACTGAACCCCACGAACAAAACTAAATACTCCTATATCATACACATACCGTGTGACATACACTCCATATACCGTACCACACACCCATACAACATATGTACAAACACCACATACCACATGTCACATATCTACCACATACCCTAAGTACACGTACTCATGACACACCCATATATgcatcacacacataccatacacgcAGACGACATAGAAACCACATACCACCAAAGACACCaaaccacatacatacaacattCCAAATGCCACAACTACCACGTCCCTGCTCCCTGTTtggtgtctgtgtgccatgtgtgaaGAAATACCACACttcacacatggtacacagacaccaaacacacGAAATGCAAGAACTGAAACCCCCTGCGACATAGGGTCACTCATGACATACAGATCCacacgcaggcagacatggtgaccCAGACACACTTCCTCACACTCCATCATAGACACGGCCTCACGCCCAGAATTGGGCACAAGTTcacattgtatacacacacagcacccaGCAACAACACAGGAATGCACAATCGCAAGGTCACACGTGCGCATGCATACACAGAG from Arvicanthis niloticus isolate mArvNil1 chromosome 1, mArvNil1.pat.X, whole genome shotgun sequence carries:
- the Erfl gene encoding ETS domain-containing transcription factor ERF-like; the encoded protein is MDVQCGVAECIKRFAFPDWAYKPESSPGSRQIQLWHFILELLQKEEYQGVIAWQGDYGEFVIKDPDEVARLWGIRKCKPHMNYDKLSRALRYYYNKRILHKTKGKRFTYKFNFSKVVLVNYPLLDVAAAATGSPLLLTPGPFAGAPGPDAPPLTPEVSLDTGILVLEEGCLVSLTSGSSPEGAKQYHLPTSPLQTLQNLFSTPRLGEPGGRTPLFTPETDKLRLDSPFPFLGSGATGYSKPPSLLGPYGRAFPEYPWNFNPYLTGPFPKLPPSLYPPHFYPSPLGSLGHFPAAGAGGGPTAAPMLAATGEGLGPERPSGLAVAPRLALPGAGGPEATLAGKEDSDSELEITDISGCSSDSEGDEGLPVSPKTKSGKGGSGS